A region of Paramormyrops kingsleyae isolate MSU_618 chromosome 17, PKINGS_0.4, whole genome shotgun sequence DNA encodes the following proteins:
- the LOC111856405 gene encoding class A basic helix-loop-helix protein 9 produces the protein MASRASFTGSELSEEEADGSLAGMDSGSPKESHAESEESPSEPDEAKASRKRTRPARSKARRVAANVRERKRILDYNQAFNALRVALKHDLGGKRLSKIATLRRAINRISSLSVFLRAHPAAGACGPCAHTECRSQPEVPMPKPAGERSFPASVDIYPARQHQHQPQHQHQVHGHVLSPEEPLYMDTSAFLGPLSPHFPDGQYCAPHGHYASPRDELRALPYYGNTCNASPGYQFGSRATCHQNHMDNLSDSATSLPFHWQLGCLQGAGYQQSLSMH, from the coding sequence ATGGCCAGCAGGGCCAGCTTCACCGGGTCTGAGCTCTCCGAAGAGGAGGCTGATGGGAGCCTCGCAGGCATGGACAGTGGCAGCCCTAAGGAGTCCCACGCGGAGAGCGAGGAGAGCCCCAGCGAGCCAGATGAGGCCAAGGCAAGCAGGAAGAGGACGCGACCGGCCCGTTCCAAGGCACGCCGTGTGGCCGCCAACGTGCGTGAGCGCAAGCGCATCCTGGACTACAACCAGGCTTTCAACGCTCTGCGCGTGGCGCTCAAGCACGACCTCGGCGGCAAGCGGCTCTCCAAGATCGCCACGCTGCGCCGCGCCATCAACCGCATCTCTTCGCTCTCTGTCTTCCTGCGTGCCCATCCTGCCGCTGGAGCGTGCGGCCCGTGCGCCCATACCGAGTGCCGCAGCCAGCCGGAGGTGCCCATGCCCAAGCCGGCCGGAGAGAGGAGCTTCCCGGCATCGGTGGACATTTACCCAGCCCGGCAACACCAGCACCAgccccagcaccagcaccaggtCCACGGCCACGTTCTGTCCCCGGAGGAGCCGCTTTATATGGATACCTCGGCTTTCCTGGGGCCGCTGTCCCCCCACTTCCCTGACGGCCAGTACTGCGCACCCCATGGACACTACGCCAGCCCCCGGGATGAGCTCCGCGCTCTGCCCTATTACGGCAACACCTGCAACGCCAGCCCAGGCTACCAGTTCGGGAGCAGGGCCACCTGCCACCAGAATCACATGGACAACTTGTCTGACTCTGCGACCTCGTTGCCCTTTCACTGGCAGCTGggctgcctgcagggggcaggctACCAGCAGTCTCTGTCCATGCACTGA